The following coding sequences lie in one Alloacidobacterium dinghuense genomic window:
- the sucB gene encoding 2-oxoglutarate dehydrogenase, E2 component, dihydrolipoamide succinyltransferase, giving the protein MPTEVIMPQMGESIFEGTITKWLKKPGDNVQRDEPLFEISTDKVDAEIPSPAAGVLSEIKIPEGTTVQINTVVGVINESGSATASAPTPQPTTPKAEAPAQTPVASTPAAPAVGGAATDVIMPQMGESIFEGTITKWLKQVGDSVQRDESLFEISTDKVDAEIPSPAAGVLSEIKVPAGTTVQINTVVGVIGGAAGTAATPAVPAPAPAKTEAAPASTVEPQEAAASVSENMRSSPLVRKIAKDNNLDLNRVAGSGAGGRITKTDVLGFLEKHGTGTTAPAAVPVSAPAPPTVAAKPAASPAAPTTPALPGELVPLSRMRAIIAQRMIDSKRTNAHVHTVFKIDFTRIVKIREKEKSKYEQRNGVKLTYMPFISRAVIATLRKMPIVNASMEGEAIRYHQNINLGIAVALDWGLIVPVIKQAEERSFVGVARAIADLAERARGKKLKPDEVGSGTFTITNPGIFGEQFGTPIINQPESAILGVGGLFKEPAVITDDSGTDSIAIRHMIHLTLGFDHRIIDGADAGRFMAEVKKYLENWSEDIG; this is encoded by the coding sequence ATGCCGACTGAAGTAATCATGCCCCAGATGGGCGAGTCGATTTTTGAAGGTACGATCACGAAATGGCTCAAGAAACCGGGTGATAACGTGCAGCGGGACGAGCCGCTATTTGAGATTTCGACCGACAAAGTCGACGCGGAGATTCCATCACCCGCCGCCGGCGTTCTTTCTGAGATCAAAATTCCTGAGGGAACGACCGTACAAATCAATACGGTCGTTGGTGTGATCAACGAGTCTGGTTCAGCAACGGCGTCAGCGCCTACTCCACAGCCAACAACACCCAAGGCGGAGGCACCGGCCCAAACTCCTGTCGCTTCGACACCAGCCGCACCTGCCGTTGGGGGGGCGGCAACGGATGTCATTATGCCGCAGATGGGCGAGTCAATCTTCGAAGGCACAATTACAAAGTGGCTGAAACAGGTCGGAGATTCCGTGCAGCGGGACGAGTCGCTATTTGAAATTTCGACCGACAAAGTCGACGCGGAGATTCCATCGCCTGCCGCCGGCGTTCTTTCTGAGATCAAAGTTCCGGCTGGAACTACGGTGCAGATCAATACCGTTGTCGGGGTCATTGGCGGTGCGGCTGGAACAGCCGCCACACCGGCAGTTCCTGCGCCTGCACCTGCAAAGACTGAAGCGGCTCCAGCCTCGACAGTAGAACCTCAGGAAGCTGCGGCAAGTGTCAGTGAAAACATGCGTTCGTCACCGCTCGTTCGCAAGATTGCCAAGGACAATAATCTTGATTTGAATCGGGTGGCGGGAAGTGGCGCTGGCGGCCGCATCACAAAAACGGATGTCCTCGGCTTTTTAGAGAAGCACGGAACTGGAACTACGGCGCCCGCCGCCGTGCCGGTCAGCGCTCCTGCGCCGCCGACAGTGGCTGCCAAGCCCGCTGCTTCTCCGGCAGCGCCAACTACTCCAGCCCTTCCCGGAGAGCTCGTGCCGCTGTCAAGAATGCGCGCGATTATTGCGCAGCGCATGATTGATTCCAAACGCACGAACGCACATGTGCATACGGTCTTCAAAATTGACTTCACCCGCATCGTCAAGATTCGCGAGAAGGAGAAGTCGAAATACGAACAGCGCAACGGCGTGAAGCTGACTTACATGCCGTTCATCTCACGCGCCGTGATTGCAACACTCCGCAAGATGCCCATTGTGAACGCGTCAATGGAAGGCGAAGCCATCCGCTATCACCAGAACATCAATCTGGGTATCGCGGTTGCGCTGGATTGGGGTCTGATTGTACCGGTGATCAAGCAGGCAGAAGAGCGCAGCTTCGTAGGCGTCGCGCGTGCGATAGCCGATCTCGCCGAACGCGCGCGCGGCAAGAAGTTAAAGCCGGATGAGGTTGGATCTGGCACCTTCACGATTACAAATCCAGGAATTTTCGGCGAGCAGTTCGGAACACCAATTATCAATCAGCCGGAGAGTGCCATTCTCGGCGTAGGTGGCCTTTTTAAAGAGCCCGCAGTTATTACCGATGACTCAGGAACCGACTCCATTGCGATTCGGCACATGATCCACCTCACGCTCGGCTTCGATCACCGCATCATCGATGGAGCCGATGCAGGTAGATTCATGGCAGAGGTAAAGAAGTATCTCGAAAACTGGAGCGAGGATATTGGTTAG
- the purE gene encoding 5-(carboxyamino)imidazole ribonucleotide mutase, giving the protein MEHAPLVGVVMGSKSDFEVLKHAVDLLKEFSIPYEVRVVSAHRTPDLLFTYAEQAEARGLRVIIAGAGGAAHLPGMLAAKTLVPVLGVPVPATMLNGIDSLLSIVQMPKGVPVGTLAIGKPGAANAALFAAEMLATTDHNLRERLRVWRAARKEEVLAEELPQ; this is encoded by the coding sequence ATGGAGCACGCCCCGCTTGTCGGCGTGGTGATGGGCAGTAAGAGTGACTTTGAGGTTCTCAAACATGCCGTCGACCTGCTGAAAGAGTTCTCTATTCCCTATGAAGTGCGAGTTGTTTCCGCGCACCGCACTCCCGACTTGCTTTTCACTTACGCAGAACAGGCGGAAGCGCGCGGGTTGCGTGTGATTATCGCGGGCGCAGGTGGCGCGGCGCACCTACCTGGCATGCTTGCTGCGAAGACGCTGGTCCCGGTACTTGGCGTGCCTGTCCCAGCAACGATGCTCAATGGCATCGATTCGCTGCTTTCAATTGTTCAGATGCCAAAGGGCGTGCCTGTGGGGACGCTGGCCATTGGCAAACCTGGTGCAGCGAATGCCGCTTTGTTTGCTGCAGAGATGCTGGCCACAACAGATCACAATCTACGTGAACGGCTCCGCGTATGGCGAGCTGCCCGCAAAGAGGAAGTGCTGGCTGAGGAGTTGCCGCAGTGA
- a CDS encoding phage portal protein, translating to MKVKSSVQKLWRRKEVGIDAAEEQAAKRKTLALPSILTPYRTPSNALPKPTPVNLRRFAETPLVRRAINVLKDRIASLDWQVRPKRGFSLLDVDNVQGRMQALRRALEEPNASDSFRTLIEQVLEDALVGGFGAIEMEITGDAQKPFDLWAVDGATIEINPKWDGKPESVRYAQTTGLPGANTQVLLRDDQLIYLRMNPRSHTPFGLGPLEVAFETVNTFLAAHRFAGNLASNAVVQYALWLNETTPVEHERLIRWWQDEIEGTGRVPLLSTEQKPEVLRFASGTDADLRMNWQEFLIRMVANAFSLPPMLLGLEREVNRTTAAEQADEAFRSAIVPLAKLLAEHLTRDLFAKKLGWREFEFVFNELDAPDELTELQVQTQLLAAGVLTVNEVRSMRGLAPLPTSQLTVTASERG from the coding sequence TTGAAGGTCAAGAGTTCGGTTCAAAAACTGTGGCGGCGGAAGGAAGTCGGCATCGACGCAGCAGAGGAGCAGGCGGCAAAACGAAAGACCTTGGCACTGCCTTCAATTCTGACTCCCTACCGCACACCCTCAAATGCGTTGCCGAAACCTACTCCTGTGAATTTGCGTCGCTTTGCTGAAACGCCGCTGGTGCGCAGGGCAATCAATGTGCTGAAAGATCGCATCGCCAGCCTGGATTGGCAAGTGCGACCGAAGCGTGGATTCTCACTCCTAGATGTAGACAACGTTCAGGGACGTATGCAGGCCCTGCGTCGAGCGCTTGAGGAGCCGAACGCGAGCGATTCATTTCGCACCTTGATTGAGCAGGTCCTGGAAGATGCACTGGTCGGGGGTTTTGGCGCGATTGAGATGGAGATCACAGGAGATGCGCAAAAACCGTTCGATTTGTGGGCCGTGGATGGCGCAACGATTGAGATCAATCCGAAATGGGATGGGAAGCCGGAATCAGTCCGCTATGCGCAAACGACTGGATTACCTGGCGCCAATACGCAAGTCTTGCTGCGTGATGATCAGCTGATTTACTTGCGGATGAATCCACGATCCCATACGCCGTTTGGTTTGGGTCCGCTAGAGGTTGCATTCGAGACTGTGAACACCTTTCTTGCCGCTCATAGATTCGCCGGAAACCTGGCGAGTAACGCAGTAGTGCAATATGCGTTGTGGCTCAATGAAACAACTCCTGTGGAGCACGAGCGGCTGATTCGATGGTGGCAGGACGAAATTGAAGGCACGGGCAGAGTTCCTCTACTTAGCACAGAACAGAAGCCGGAGGTGCTACGCTTCGCGAGCGGCACAGATGCGGACCTTCGGATGAACTGGCAGGAGTTCTTGATTCGCATGGTTGCGAATGCATTCTCATTGCCTCCGATGCTTCTTGGACTTGAGCGTGAAGTGAACCGAACGACGGCGGCAGAGCAGGCCGACGAAGCATTCCGCAGCGCAATCGTGCCGCTGGCGAAGTTGCTGGCAGAGCATCTGACACGAGATTTGTTTGCGAAGAAGCTGGGCTGGCGTGAATTTGAGTTTGTTTTCAATGAACTGGATGCGCCAGACGAGTTGACGGAACTACAGGTTCAGACACAGCTTCTTGCGGCTGGCGTTTTGACTGTAAATGAAGTGCGGTCGATGCGTGGACTGGCGCCGCTTCCGACTAGTCAGCTCACAGTGACGGCGTCAGAGAGGGGGTAA
- the lipB gene encoding lipoyl(octanoyl) transferase LipB — MVLSVLYLGRLDYATGLALQKTLVGLRHQQRIGNVLLLLEHPPVLTLGRNSNRSNILASDELLTARGVEVHEINRGGDVTYHGPGQLVGYPILDLRSFSPRVGAVDYVRKLEEVLIRACGEFGVPAQRIAGRTGVWTLAGGSIRESKISAIGVHISRGITSHGFALNVTTDLRDFNLIVPCGIVDRDVTSLERELDASIDFEKVMHSVSRYFGQVFDHQTLWLESLDDLLPNPAKSPAQDTPLSVPSEIKRLRDVKESHFA, encoded by the coding sequence ATGGTTCTTTCTGTTCTCTATCTCGGACGTCTCGATTACGCTACCGGTCTCGCACTCCAAAAAACGCTGGTTGGGCTGAGACATCAGCAGCGCATTGGCAACGTTCTATTGTTGCTGGAACATCCTCCTGTGCTCACGCTGGGGAGGAATTCCAACCGCTCGAACATTCTCGCAAGCGACGAACTGTTGACGGCACGTGGCGTGGAAGTGCACGAAATCAACCGCGGCGGAGACGTCACCTATCACGGGCCAGGACAACTAGTCGGCTATCCTATTCTCGACCTGCGCAGCTTTAGTCCCCGCGTCGGTGCAGTTGACTACGTCCGTAAGCTCGAAGAGGTTTTGATCCGTGCATGTGGTGAATTCGGCGTCCCTGCGCAACGCATCGCAGGTAGAACCGGGGTGTGGACCCTTGCCGGTGGTTCGATACGTGAAAGCAAGATTTCTGCCATCGGCGTTCACATCTCGCGTGGTATCACGTCGCACGGCTTCGCGCTCAATGTGACGACGGATTTGCGAGATTTCAATCTGATTGTTCCTTGCGGTATTGTCGATCGCGATGTGACGAGTCTTGAACGGGAATTGGATGCGTCGATCGATTTCGAAAAGGTGATGCACTCCGTTTCGCGGTATTTCGGACAAGTTTTCGATCATCAGACCCTCTGGCTGGAATCTCTCGACGATCTGCTGCCCAATCCAGCGAAGAGTCCGGCGCAAGACACTCCGTTATCGGTCCCGTCTGAGATCAAGCGTCTGCGGGATGTGAAGGAATCGCATTTCGCGTAA
- the purK gene encoding 5-(carboxyamino)imidazole ribonucleotide synthase: MSAILPGATIGILGGGQLGRMTAMAARSLGYRIQVMDPDPSCPARFVVDACFEGSWDDARAAADLARGCDVITLEIEQIAVTSLQAAAKYAPVRPGVAMMEIIQDRILQKNWLVDHDFPVGEFRNIHTEADLQTAIVALGGRCFVKSARGGYDGRSQVKIGFDETASSAETLAHDAWNLLGHRPAIAEKALDLEKEISVMVARSPNGELKSYPSAANHHEHQILAWSVIPSSVPISLEEKAQEIARRIAVEMSLEGLLAVEMFLTRNGELFVNELAPRPHNSYHASERACTTSQFEQIVRAVCDLPLGDVSIVKPAAIANLLGELWLGHEPRFDLALSVPGVRLHLYEKHMPRAGRKMGHLSAVGESPEEAIERVLQAKELL, encoded by the coding sequence GTGAGCGCGATACTTCCCGGCGCAACCATTGGAATTCTCGGTGGCGGCCAGCTTGGGCGTATGACTGCGATGGCAGCGCGCTCGCTTGGTTATCGTATCCAGGTGATGGACCCGGATCCTTCGTGCCCGGCAAGATTCGTTGTTGATGCGTGTTTTGAAGGTTCATGGGATGACGCTCGCGCGGCAGCAGATCTCGCGCGCGGCTGCGATGTCATTACGCTCGAGATTGAACAGATCGCAGTGACAAGCCTGCAGGCAGCAGCCAAGTACGCTCCCGTACGACCTGGCGTGGCAATGATGGAGATCATTCAGGACCGCATTCTTCAGAAAAACTGGCTCGTGGATCATGATTTTCCTGTCGGCGAGTTTCGGAACATCCACACGGAAGCCGACCTGCAGACAGCCATCGTTGCACTTGGAGGTCGCTGTTTTGTAAAGAGTGCGCGTGGCGGATATGACGGGCGCAGCCAGGTGAAGATTGGCTTCGACGAAACTGCTTCGTCAGCTGAGACACTTGCCCATGATGCCTGGAACTTATTGGGGCATCGCCCCGCGATTGCTGAGAAGGCGCTAGACCTTGAAAAAGAAATTTCAGTGATGGTGGCTCGTTCTCCAAATGGCGAACTGAAAAGCTATCCATCGGCTGCAAATCATCACGAACATCAGATTCTGGCGTGGAGTGTCATACCATCTTCAGTGCCAATTTCACTGGAAGAAAAAGCTCAAGAGATTGCGCGTCGTATCGCCGTAGAAATGAGCCTCGAAGGCTTGCTTGCGGTTGAGATGTTTCTTACGAGAAATGGCGAGTTGTTCGTGAATGAACTCGCGCCGCGACCACATAACAGTTATCACGCCAGCGAGCGGGCCTGCACGACAAGTCAGTTCGAACAAATTGTACGTGCTGTCTGCGATTTACCCTTGGGCGATGTGTCAATCGTAAAGCCTGCCGCAATAGCAAATTTGTTGGGCGAACTTTGGCTTGGACATGAACCGCGGTTTGATCTGGCTCTGTCCGTGCCGGGCGTGCGATTGCATTTGTATGAGAAGCACATGCCAAGAGCCGGCCGAAAGATGGGGCACCTTTCCGCCGTCGGTGAAAGCCCAGAAGAGGCTATTGAACGCGTGCTACAGGCAAAAGAATTACTATAA
- the hemB gene encoding porphobilinogen synthase, giving the protein MEYPITRLRRLRSSEPMRSLVRETSLDPSAFIYPLFICPGEGVRNEIGSMPGIFNLSVDEALREAETAASLGIGGLLLFGLPETKDDEGAGAWADDGIVQRALREFKKSAALKKLLLIADVCLCEYTSHGHCGMVRKQGDSYEIENDSSVRLIARTALSLATAGADIVAPSDMMDGRVAAIRDELDEEGMEQTPVLSYASKFASAFYGPFREAADSAPQFGDRRSYQMDGGNLREAMREIELDLTEGADMILMKPAMPYLDVIRAARERFDVPIGAYQVSGEYSMLHAAFAKGWLEPQRAMMESLISIRRAGAGFIVTYFARDAAKVLG; this is encoded by the coding sequence ATGGAATACCCGATTACTCGGCTGCGTCGACTGCGGTCAAGCGAGCCGATGCGCTCCCTTGTGCGCGAGACAAGTCTAGATCCCTCAGCATTCATTTATCCATTGTTTATCTGCCCTGGTGAGGGCGTGCGGAATGAGATTGGCTCTATGCCGGGCATCTTCAACCTTTCAGTAGATGAGGCTTTGCGGGAAGCAGAAACTGCTGCCTCACTTGGAATCGGTGGGTTGCTGCTCTTCGGCCTTCCGGAAACCAAAGATGACGAAGGAGCGGGCGCCTGGGCCGACGATGGGATCGTGCAGCGTGCGTTGCGGGAGTTCAAAAAGAGCGCGGCTCTTAAGAAGCTGCTTTTGATCGCGGATGTATGTCTCTGCGAATACACGTCGCATGGACATTGCGGCATGGTGAGGAAGCAAGGCGATTCGTACGAAATCGAAAATGATTCAAGCGTACGGCTGATCGCACGCACGGCGCTTTCATTGGCTACGGCTGGAGCCGATATCGTCGCCCCGAGCGACATGATGGATGGCCGTGTTGCCGCGATCCGGGATGAGCTGGACGAGGAAGGCATGGAGCAGACCCCAGTGCTCTCCTATGCCTCGAAATTTGCTTCCGCTTTTTATGGACCCTTCCGCGAAGCCGCCGATTCCGCGCCGCAGTTCGGAGATCGCCGCAGTTACCAGATGGATGGCGGGAATCTGCGCGAGGCCATGCGCGAGATCGAGCTGGATTTGACGGAAGGCGCTGACATGATCCTGATGAAACCGGCGATGCCATATCTCGATGTCATCCGTGCGGCACGCGAACGATTCGATGTGCCCATCGGCGCCTATCAGGTTTCCGGCGAATACTCCATGCTGCACGCAGCATTTGCCAAGGGTTGGTTGGAGCCGCAACGGGCCATGATGGAATCCCTGATTTCCATCCGGCGTGCCGGCGCGGGCTTCATCGTAACGTACTTCGCAAGAGACGCTGCCAAGGTACTCGGCTGA
- the lpdA gene encoding dihydrolipoyl dehydrogenase, which translates to MAETTYDIAIIGGGPAGYTCAIRAGQFGLKVVLIEKAEKLGGTCLHVGCIPTKALLFNAEVYDHLKHAKDYGIELAGEAKLNWKTILDRKNQIVTKHTKGLDFLMRKNKVTVIPGFGRVTGPAKDGVHSIEVTDASGKTSPVKTKNVVLATGSDARMLSELTADDKILTNIEILSINAIPKSLVVIGAGAVGVEFASIFRSFGSEITLVEYLPRLVPVEDEEISKELARTFRKRGIDTHTGAKVEKVEKTKTGVKVTFTASDGKQVVKEAETVLVAVGRAPRTEGIGLEKTKITPERGFIKTNEWMQTEEPGIYAIGDIVAGLPQLAHSGSMAGMVVAAKIAGKYARPIIRQRVPACTYTEPQIGSVGLTEAQAKEAGHTPKVGKFPFTANSKASIVDSHEGFVKVVSDAKYGEILGVHIIGPQATELIAEAVTAIELEATVDDMLYMIHAHPTLAEAMLDGFGSVEGLAINV; encoded by the coding sequence TTGGCAGAAACAACATATGACATTGCAATAATCGGCGGCGGTCCGGCTGGATATACATGCGCCATCCGCGCAGGGCAGTTCGGGCTGAAGGTCGTCCTGATTGAAAAGGCAGAGAAGCTGGGTGGAACCTGCCTGCATGTAGGCTGCATTCCAACGAAAGCGCTGCTATTCAATGCTGAGGTCTATGACCACTTGAAGCATGCCAAAGACTACGGAATTGAGTTAGCCGGCGAGGCCAAGCTGAACTGGAAAACTATTCTGGATCGTAAAAATCAGATCGTCACCAAACATACCAAGGGTCTTGATTTCCTGATGCGGAAGAACAAGGTGACGGTGATCCCTGGTTTTGGACGTGTGACCGGTCCGGCCAAAGACGGTGTCCACAGCATCGAAGTAACCGATGCCTCGGGAAAAACGAGCCCGGTCAAGACCAAGAATGTTGTTCTTGCAACCGGCTCGGATGCTCGCATGCTTTCGGAACTGACGGCCGACGACAAGATCCTCACGAACATCGAAATTCTCTCTATCAATGCGATCCCGAAATCACTGGTGGTGATCGGTGCAGGTGCAGTCGGCGTGGAGTTTGCATCGATCTTTCGCAGCTTCGGCTCGGAAATCACACTCGTCGAGTATTTGCCGCGGCTGGTCCCAGTCGAGGATGAAGAGATTAGCAAAGAGTTAGCGCGCACCTTCCGCAAGCGTGGAATTGATACCCATACTGGCGCAAAGGTCGAGAAGGTAGAAAAGACGAAGACGGGCGTTAAGGTCACGTTCACCGCTTCCGACGGCAAGCAGGTAGTAAAGGAAGCCGAGACGGTTCTTGTGGCAGTAGGACGAGCGCCACGCACAGAGGGGATAGGTCTGGAGAAGACAAAGATCACGCCGGAAAGAGGCTTCATCAAGACGAACGAGTGGATGCAGACCGAAGAGCCCGGGATTTATGCGATTGGCGATATCGTCGCTGGATTGCCCCAACTGGCCCACTCCGGCTCAATGGCAGGAATGGTGGTCGCGGCAAAAATCGCAGGAAAGTACGCGCGGCCGATTATCCGTCAGCGCGTTCCAGCATGCACATATACGGAACCTCAGATCGGTAGTGTCGGTCTGACCGAAGCCCAGGCCAAGGAAGCAGGACACACGCCAAAAGTTGGCAAGTTCCCGTTCACAGCCAATTCCAAGGCATCGATCGTCGATTCGCATGAGGGCTTCGTCAAAGTCGTCAGCGATGCGAAATATGGCGAGATTCTTGGAGTGCACATCATTGGGCCTCAGGCAACAGAACTGATTGCGGAGGCCGTCACAGCGATCGAGCTTGAAGCAACAGTCGATGACATGCTGTACATGATTCATGCGCATCCAACTCTTGCTGAAGCCATGCTGGATGGCTTCGGCAGTGTTGAAGGCCTGGCGATCAACGTATAA
- a CDS encoding endonuclease MutS2: MPLAKSTPFPMEDCSRSVLEWDKFLALLSGYSVSTIGKQWILNLRPSTDRAWLDRQHSLVDEMRLLLNEGAQPGLGSLFDPISLLDKSRIEGAALEAEEIRDLMNLADDISGWTSLLRVPPERVQDRIPELNALSAALFTTDLRPLVESLRTKILPDGTLTDDASPELRRIRREMERQQRAIEDSLRSALRRLSEGGSTQDDLITIRGERFVIPVKSELKRRVQGVIHGASSSGQTVYLEPLETIELNNELVRLLEDEQAEIHRIFLAMTRQIAGYGSIIGEGAAVLAEVESLLVRARFALEFQSVRPRFSDAVSADFELKQARHPLLEKRLRNSGGTIVPLTLGLSSDERQLIISGPNTGGKTVSLKTAGLLSIMAQAGVPVPAEEAVFPVFENILADIGDSQSIERNLSTFSAHIVNLNRIAQIANSGSLVLLDELGSATDPEEGAALAVAIAEHFLRSQAWSIISTHLTSLKVYAANHAGVRNAAVGFDEHTLSPTYALRLGVPGASAGINIAQRLGLDPEIVTAARSQLNTQTRDIASFLDRLHAQLEELGEERRRVQLLEQEVARERNRLATEGMKEWRAKVRELEQKLHSLLKDFEYQARETVRAIDDRAAQQKLSKHAEQRIARLRREFQESFNSAVVADKTGADKGDQHAHPHVIRNISVGDTVKLRTLGRTGVVQREIDTNIFEIAIGPMKMRVARDEIAEVIPVRSSPIDAARRRGVSVSVAEPDPELRAEINLIGKTVDEATDEVEKFLDRAYLAGLPRIRIVHGTGMGILRRALRSMLERHPHVASISEPSQAEGGAGATVVELRA; the protein is encoded by the coding sequence ATGCCGTTAGCGAAGTCCACCCCATTTCCCATGGAGGATTGCAGCCGCTCTGTACTGGAATGGGACAAATTTCTTGCCCTGTTGTCCGGGTATTCGGTTTCCACCATCGGAAAACAATGGATCCTCAATTTGCGCCCGTCCACAGACCGCGCATGGCTTGATCGGCAGCATTCCCTGGTCGACGAAATGCGGCTGCTCCTCAACGAAGGTGCACAGCCAGGGTTGGGGTCACTCTTCGATCCAATTAGCCTGCTCGATAAATCCCGCATTGAGGGGGCTGCGCTTGAGGCCGAGGAGATTCGCGATCTGATGAATCTGGCCGACGATATCTCCGGCTGGACTTCACTTCTCCGGGTGCCGCCTGAGCGCGTGCAGGATCGAATTCCCGAGCTCAACGCTCTTTCAGCGGCATTGTTCACGACCGATCTCCGGCCGTTAGTCGAATCGCTACGTACCAAGATTCTTCCCGATGGCACGCTCACAGACGATGCTTCCCCAGAATTGCGTCGCATTCGCCGTGAAATGGAGCGGCAACAGCGCGCTATTGAGGACAGCCTTCGCTCTGCGCTGCGCCGTCTCTCAGAGGGCGGCAGTACACAGGATGACCTGATCACAATACGCGGAGAGCGGTTCGTAATTCCGGTAAAGAGCGAGCTTAAACGACGCGTGCAGGGCGTGATTCACGGCGCCAGCTCCAGCGGCCAGACCGTCTATCTCGAACCCCTCGAAACCATTGAGCTGAACAACGAGCTGGTACGGCTGCTCGAAGACGAACAGGCAGAGATACACCGCATCTTTCTGGCAATGACAAGACAGATCGCGGGATATGGGTCGATCATCGGCGAAGGCGCTGCCGTGCTGGCAGAGGTTGAATCCCTGCTGGTACGTGCGCGTTTTGCGCTGGAATTCCAATCCGTGCGGCCTCGCTTCAGCGACGCAGTTTCGGCTGACTTCGAATTGAAGCAGGCACGGCACCCGCTGCTCGAAAAGCGTTTACGGAACAGCGGCGGAACGATTGTGCCTTTAACGCTGGGACTTTCCAGCGATGAACGTCAACTGATCATCAGCGGGCCAAACACCGGCGGCAAGACAGTTTCGCTCAAAACCGCGGGATTGCTCTCAATCATGGCGCAAGCTGGCGTTCCAGTACCAGCAGAAGAAGCAGTCTTCCCTGTCTTCGAAAATATCCTCGCGGACATCGGGGATTCGCAATCGATCGAGCGAAATCTATCGACCTTTTCTGCGCACATCGTCAATCTGAACCGCATCGCGCAGATCGCCAATTCCGGATCTCTGGTATTGCTGGACGAACTCGGGTCGGCTACTGACCCTGAAGAGGGAGCAGCGCTCGCCGTGGCGATCGCTGAGCACTTTCTTCGCTCTCAGGCATGGTCGATCATCTCGACACATCTCACATCTTTGAAGGTCTACGCAGCCAATCATGCCGGCGTAAGAAACGCTGCCGTGGGTTTCGACGAGCACACACTCTCGCCAACTTACGCACTGCGTCTCGGCGTGCCGGGCGCGTCAGCAGGCATCAACATCGCGCAGCGACTCGGCCTCGACCCGGAGATCGTCACTGCTGCTCGATCCCAACTCAATACGCAAACACGGGACATCGCCAGCTTTCTCGATCGCCTGCACGCGCAACTCGAAGAGCTGGGCGAGGAGCGCCGCCGCGTACAGCTACTGGAACAGGAAGTCGCGCGCGAACGCAATCGCCTCGCCACCGAAGGCATGAAGGAGTGGCGTGCAAAGGTTCGAGAACTGGAGCAGAAGCTGCACTCACTGCTCAAGGACTTCGAATATCAGGCACGCGAAACGGTGCGCGCCATCGACGACCGCGCGGCGCAGCAGAAGCTGTCCAAACATGCTGAACAGCGAATCGCGCGTCTACGCCGTGAATTTCAGGAGAGCTTCAACTCCGCCGTAGTTGCGGACAAGACTGGCGCGGACAAAGGCGACCAACACGCGCATCCCCATGTGATTCGCAACATCTCTGTCGGCGACACGGTCAAACTGCGAACGCTGGGCCGCACAGGAGTCGTCCAACGCGAGATCGACACAAATATATTTGAGATAGCGATCGGTCCGATGAAAATGCGCGTAGCCCGTGACGAGATTGCCGAAGTCATCCCTGTCCGATCCAGCCCGATTGACGCCGCCCGGAGACGCGGCGTTTCGGTATCCGTCGCCGAACCCGACCCGGAACTACGCGCAGAGATCAATCTCATCGGCAAGACAGTGGATGAAGCTACCGACGAGGTCGAGAAGTTTCTGGATCGCGCATATTTAGCGGGGCTGCCTCGTATCCGCATCGTACACGGCACAGGGATGGGTATTCTGAGGCGTGCGCTGCGGTCTATGCTGGAACGCCATCCTCACGTCGCCTCAATAAGTGAGCCGAGCCAGGCAGAGGGGGGCGCCGGAGCGACCGTGGTTGAACTTCGAGCCTGA